A stretch of Candidatus Micrarchaeota archaeon DNA encodes these proteins:
- a CDS encoding AAA family ATPase — MVGMVVSTGVKGLDKILGGGFPDKEVILVTGGPGTGKSILGLQYIAEGLKKGERCMYVSFEENRDIVLRQANQMGWNFEKYEAKGLLKMMNYNLSKKHVVDVILEIEREAKRFKPNRLTIDSLSVLSLYAEIAAGAEIARTMRIPKEINYSKEVITIGAIMGLMTRVKMMDATVLVVTELPEGAVGLTRDTFSEFLSDGIIKLERDIRTGKRYLIVLKMRLANADVKPHQFKITDNGIKLVR, encoded by the coding sequence ATGGTAGGTATGGTCGTGAGCACGGGTGTTAAAGGTCTTGACAAAATTTTGGGTGGCGGGTTTCCGGATAAAGAAGTAATCCTTGTCACCGGTGGTCCGGGAACCGGTAAAAGCATATTGGGGTTGCAGTACATTGCAGAAGGTCTTAAGAAAGGCGAGCGATGCATGTACGTATCGTTTGAAGAGAACAGGGACATCGTACTGAGACAGGCTAACCAGATGGGTTGGAACTTTGAGAAATACGAAGCCAAGGGACTACTCAAGATGATGAACTACAACCTGTCAAAGAAACATGTCGTGGACGTGATATTGGAAATCGAGAGAGAGGCTAAACGGTTCAAACCGAACAGGTTGACCATCGATTCGTTGTCAGTGTTAAGCCTGTATGCAGAAATTGCCGCAGGTGCGGAAATCGCCAGAACTATGAGGATACCTAAGGAGATCAACTATTCGAAGGAAGTAATAACCATCGGAGCGATAATGGGACTGATGACACGGGTGAAGATGATGGATGCAACGGTGCTGGTTGTTACCGAGTTACCTGAAGGTGCGGTCGGTTTAACCAGGGACACGTTCTCGGAATTTCTGTCCGACGGTATAATAAAACTCGAACGCGATATCAGAACCGGGAAGAGATACTTGATCGTGCTGAAGATGAGACTTGCAAATGCGGATGTGAAACCGCATCAGTTCAAGATTACAGACAACGGGATCAAACTGGTACGTTAG